One Mobula birostris isolate sMobBir1 chromosome 4, sMobBir1.hap1, whole genome shotgun sequence DNA window includes the following coding sequences:
- the LOC140196522 gene encoding fibrinogen alpha chain-like: MRHSRYSRAGKMQGKLVLGLIICFINSIQNSASTIDPRGPRPETLGQQKSPSCSVETKWAICTDSDWGPKCPSGCRMQGLIDVKNQQNDERLKDIRRMLDDYSKMFGSTHITVTEAVNRIKQSLDGLGKFGDTYNQQVHHLNSRLIILQKKINEQIYKIHVLRQSILEQFKEITRLEVDIDIKIRACSGSCSKSFIYNINRERNAQLKKNLEHMTSYGIGSIVYGKPTHAFKMRTLKGSSGSNFKSLTRDQKYPDFWDEINTREYTLETNTEDSSGSETKYLMAYNQTVSATPHSHVKIPASATHVGSTSREDGHFQEGHFDESPYFGHSSFHKAHTSHESIITERTISKDGTVSKTVTTGEPDSFSTSFQHLFDKLGIPSHAKGKGSAISTSTHHLPESESLRASNTKSTSKTGGKVVHRTIVTVTDHSGEYSNLGDFSDFGSDPSVRMEGLSSSTKKTTLTRWSSNSNPKGFTVSHDMNMSDLLTDEIRDHHESSHFPQ; the protein is encoded by the exons ATGAGACATTCTAGATACTCTAGAGCTGGTAAAATGCAAGGGAAACTGGTCTTGGGCTTGATAATATGCTTCATCAATTCA ATTCAAAATTCAGCTTCCACGATCGATCCGCGTGGTCCACGACCTGAAACACTTGGTCAACAAAAATCACCTTCATGTTCAGTGGAGACAAAATGGGCAATCTGCACTGACAGTGACTGG GGTCCCAAATGTCCATCTGGATGCCGAATGCAAGGATTAATAGatgttaaaaaccaacaaaatgaTGAGCGGTTAAAAGACATCCGTCGGATGTTGGATGACTATTCCAAAATGTTTGGGAGTACTCACATTACAGTGACTGAAGCTGTCAATAGAATCAAACAGTCTCTGGATGGACTAGGAA AATTTGGTGATACATACAATCAGCAAGTACATCATCTGAATTCCAGACTTATCATTTTGCAGAAAAAAATCAATGAACAAATTTATAAAATACATGTACTACGACAAAGTATTTTGGAACAATTCAAAGAAATTACAAGACTAGAG GTTGACATCGATATAAAGATACGGGCCTGCAGTGGATCTTGTTCAAAATCATTCATTTACAACATTAACAGAGAACGTAATGCACAACTGAAAAAAAATCTTGAACATATGACTTCATATGGAATCGGAAGTATTGTATATGGAAAACCAACACATGCCTTCAAAATGCGTACGCTCAAAGGGAGTTCAGGCAGCAATTTTAAATCTCTTACAAGAGATCAAAAATATCCAGATTTCTGGGATGAAATAAATACGAGGGAATATACCCTAGAAACAAATACTGAAGATTCAAGTGGTAGTGAAACTAAATATCTTATGGCTTATAATCAAACAGTTAGTGCAACTCCACATTCACATGTGAAAATACCAGCTAGTGCAACTCATGTAGGTAGCACATCGCGGGAGGATGGGCACTTCCAAGAAGGCCATTTTGATGAAAGTCCATATTTCGGCCACAGCTCCTTTCATAAAGCGCACACTTCACATGAGTCTATAATTACTGAAAGAACCATTTCAAAAGATGGTACAGTTAGCAAAACAGTCACAACAGGTGAGCCTGATTCCTTCTCAACTTCCTTTCAACATCTTTTTGACAAGTTAGGAATACCATCACACGCAAAGGGTAAGGGATCTGCTATTAGCACGTCCACACATCACTTGCCTGAGTCTGAAAGTCTTCGAGCTTCCAATACAAAATCAACATCTAAGACAGGTGGTAAGGTAGTTCATAGAACGATAGTCACAGTCACTGATCACTCAGGAGAGTATTCAAACCTGGGGGATTTCAGTGATTTTGGTAGTGACCCAAGTGTCAGAATGGAGGGACTTAGTAGTTCAACAAAAAAAACTACACTTACTCGCTGGTCCAGTAACAGTAATCCAAAGGGATTCACAGTCAGCCATGACATGAATATGTCCGATCTTCTCACTGATGAAATCAGAGACCATCATGAAAGCAGCCACTTTCCTCAGTGA